A region of Lagenorhynchus albirostris chromosome 20, mLagAlb1.1, whole genome shotgun sequence DNA encodes the following proteins:
- the CDK3 gene encoding cyclin-dependent kinase 3 isoform X2, whose protein sequence is MGANAPGAFCFQGGSASMDVFQKVEKIGEGTYGVVYKAKNKETGQLVALKKIRLDLETEGVPSTAIREISLLKELKHPNIVRLLDVVHSEKKLYLVFEFLSQDLKKYMDSTPASKLPLHVVKSYLFQLLQGVNFCHSHRVIHRDLKPQNLLINELGAIKLADFGLARAFGVPLRSYTHEVVTLWYRAPEILLGSRFYSTAVDVWSIGCIFAEMVTRKALFPGDSEIDQLFRIFRTLGTPNEAMWPGVTQLPDYKGSFPKWTRKGLEEIVPHLEPEGKDLLMQLLQYDPSRRMSAKAALVHPYFSSTEASLAPR, encoded by the exons ATGGGGGCGAACGCCCCAGGCGCCTTCTGTTTCCAGGGCGGCTCTGCGAGCATGGATGTGTTCCAGAAGGTGGAGAAGATCGGAGAGGGTACCTATGGGGTGGTGTACAAGGCCAAGAACAAGGAGACTGGGCAGCTCGTGGCCCTCAAGAAGATCAGGCTGGATTT GGAGACCGAGGGGGTCCCAAGCACTGCCATCAGGGAGATCTCCCTGCTCAAAGAGCTTAAGCATCCCAACATCGTCAG GCTGCTGGATGTGGTGCACAGCGAGAAGAAGCTTTACCTGGTGTTTGAGTTCCTCAGCCAGGACCTGAAGAAGTACATGGACTCCACCCCAGCCTCCAAGCTCCCCCTGCATGTAGTCAAG AGCTACCTCTTCCAGCTGCTGCAGGGGGTGAACTTCTGCCACTCGCATCGGGTCATCCACCGAGACCTGAAGCCCCAGAATCTGCTCATCAATGAGTTGGGAGCCATCAAGCTGGCTGACTTTGGACTGGCTCGGGCCTTCGGGGTGCCCCTGCGCTCCTACACCCATGAG GTGGTGACACTCTGGTATCGTGCCCCCGAGATCCTCTTGGGAAGCAGGTTCTACTCGACAGCTGTGGACGTCTGGAGCATTGGTTGCATCTTTGCAGAGATG GTGACCCGCAAAGCCCTGTTTCCTGGTGACTCTGAGATTGACCAACTCTTTCGTATCTTTCGGACCCTGGGGACACCCAATGAAGCCATGTGGCCAGGAGTCACCCAGCTGCCTGACTATAAGGGCAGTTTCCCCAAGTGGACCaggaaggggctggaggagatCGTGCCCCACCTGGAGCCAGAGGGCAAGGACCTGCTCATG CAACTCCTGCAGTATGACCCCAGCCGGCGCATGTCAGCCAAGGCCGCCCTTGTGCATCCGTACTTCTCGTCCACCGAGGCCTCCCTGGCCCCGCGCTAG
- the CDK3 gene encoding cyclin-dependent kinase 3 isoform X1, translating into MGANAPGAFCFQGGSASMDVFQKVEKIGEGTYGVVYKAKNKETGQLVALKKIRLDLETEGVPSTAIREISLLKELKHPNIVRLLDVVHSEKKLYLVFEFLSQDLKKYMDSTPASKLPLHVVKSYLFQLLQGVNFCHSHRVIHRDLKPQNLLINELGAIKLADFGLARAFGVPLRSYTHEVVTLWYRAPEILLGSRFYSTAVDVWSIGCIFAEMVTRKALFPGDSEIDQLFRIFRTLGTPNEAMWPGVTQLPDYKGSFPKWTRKGLEEIVPHLEPEGKDLLMIPGASRTGSQAGRYWLCAVWVWRQLCFGAWGPGHPRAQSVSSSAATPAV; encoded by the exons ATGGGGGCGAACGCCCCAGGCGCCTTCTGTTTCCAGGGCGGCTCTGCGAGCATGGATGTGTTCCAGAAGGTGGAGAAGATCGGAGAGGGTACCTATGGGGTGGTGTACAAGGCCAAGAACAAGGAGACTGGGCAGCTCGTGGCCCTCAAGAAGATCAGGCTGGATTT GGAGACCGAGGGGGTCCCAAGCACTGCCATCAGGGAGATCTCCCTGCTCAAAGAGCTTAAGCATCCCAACATCGTCAG GCTGCTGGATGTGGTGCACAGCGAGAAGAAGCTTTACCTGGTGTTTGAGTTCCTCAGCCAGGACCTGAAGAAGTACATGGACTCCACCCCAGCCTCCAAGCTCCCCCTGCATGTAGTCAAG AGCTACCTCTTCCAGCTGCTGCAGGGGGTGAACTTCTGCCACTCGCATCGGGTCATCCACCGAGACCTGAAGCCCCAGAATCTGCTCATCAATGAGTTGGGAGCCATCAAGCTGGCTGACTTTGGACTGGCTCGGGCCTTCGGGGTGCCCCTGCGCTCCTACACCCATGAG GTGGTGACACTCTGGTATCGTGCCCCCGAGATCCTCTTGGGAAGCAGGTTCTACTCGACAGCTGTGGACGTCTGGAGCATTGGTTGCATCTTTGCAGAGATG GTGACCCGCAAAGCCCTGTTTCCTGGTGACTCTGAGATTGACCAACTCTTTCGTATCTTTCGGACCCTGGGGACACCCAATGAAGCCATGTGGCCAGGAGTCACCCAGCTGCCTGACTATAAGGGCAGTTTCCCCAAGTGGACCaggaaggggctggaggagatCGTGCCCCACCTGGAGCCAGAGGGCAAGGACCTGCTCATG ATTCCGGGAGCGTCCAGAACTGGTTCTCAAGCTGGGAGGTACTGGCTTTGTGCCGTCTGGGTGTGGCGGCAGCTCTGCTTTGGGGCTTGGGGCCCTGGCCACCCCCGGGCCCAGTCTGTCTCTTCCTCCGCAGCAACTCCTGCAGTATGA
- the TEN1 gene encoding CST complex subunit TEN1 encodes MMLPKPGIYYFPWEVSAGQVPDGDTLRTFGRLYSYDMTKSRVTLMAQHRSDQHPILVCTKLVEPFQAQVGSLYMVLGELEHQKDGDCVVKARVLTCVEGMNLPLLEQAIREQRLYQRERDSSQ; translated from the exons ATGATGCTGCCCAAACCTGGGATCTATTACTTCCCCTGGGAGGTCAGTGCCGGCCAAGTTCCTGATGGGGACACACTGAGAACGTTTGGCAG GTTGTACAGCTACGACATGACAAAGTCCCGAGTGACCCTGATGGCTCAGCACAGATCTGACCAGCACCCAATCCTCGTCTGTACCAAGTTGGTGGAACCGTTCCAAGCCCAGGTGGGCTCCCTCTACATGGTCCTTGGGGAGCTGGAGCACCAGAAGG ATGGAGACTGCGTGGTGAAGGCCCGGGTGCTGACTTGTGTGGAAGGAATGAATCTCCCCTTGTTAGAACAAGCCATCCGGGAGCAGAGGCTGTACCAACGAGAGAGGGACAGCAGCCAGTAG